The DNA sequence CGTCTGGGGTGGTGCGCGTGGCAACCAATGAAAATGCCCAAATGCGCGTGGATGCTTTGGAAGCGGCTATTCAACAAGCGTGGGATGCGGGGAAAATGCCTTTTGCGATCGCGGCGACGGCGGGAACTACGGCTACTGGGAATATCGACCCGCTGCCGGAAATTTCCCCAATTGCCCGACAGTACCAGCTTTGGTTTCACGTGGATGCGGTTTATGGGGGGGCTTTGGTGTTTTCTCCCCAATACCAACACTATCTCAACGGGATAGAAAATGCCGATTCCGTGAGTTTTAATCCCCAAAAATGGCTGTACGTGGCGAAAACTTGTTCTATGGTGCTGTTTCGGGATTTTGCTGGGTTGGCGGATACCTTTCAAATTGAGGCACCTTACATGCAGCGATCGCCTCAATGGTGGAATTTGGGGGAAGTGAGCGTACAGGGAACCCGCCATGCGGATATTTTGAAGCTTTGGTTGTCGTTACAGCACTTGGGAAAACAAGGGTATACTTGTCTGATCGAACAAAGTTACGAACTGACGGCTTATTTTGTGGCGGCAATTCGGGAACGTTCTTACTTGCAACTGGCAACGGAACCGCAAATCAATGTTATTTGTTTTCGCCTGGCAGCTAGCGATCGCGACAACGAACAATTGCAGAAATTTTTGTTGCAAGAGTATAATACTTTCTTATCGCTCCATCGGTACCAGCAAAAACAATGGTTAAAAGCGGTATTGTTAAATCCTTATACTAGCCAAACAGAAATTGATAAGTTGTTTGCTGGGATTGATGCGTTTTGGCACAATCATCAATGAAGATACCCCACCTGGTAGCAGGAAATCTTTGTTAGGATGTTTTAATACGCGATCGCAGCTACTCGTTCGTTTGGTCACTGTCATGGGGATAACGAACCATTGATTGTAGGGATTTGGGTACCCAAATCGAATACGTAGAATCCGGCAACGAACAAGGGGGATTCGTGGCGATGTCAATCAACCATGGTTAGCCATCCACGGCGAACGGCATGAACAATGCGATCGATAGCTGCTAGTTCGTC is a window from the Geitlerinema sp. PCC 9228 genome containing:
- a CDS encoding aminotransferase class V-fold PLP-dependent enzyme, giving the protein METLLVPSTASCQRISQLLANFMVHRDLPQLSFIDPQGNNRHQIEQLIAEAVEVVLSHTTQAASRHPLPDNLNIGEDLAEIPEYATAESTLLAKLQQIVETSMNAAHPGYIGHMDSIPTTMSLVGDLVAAALNNNMLSVEMSPLFSRLEPLLLRQFAQMFGLGDRAGGILLSGGSLSNLQALAVARNAILSVQEKGIAGLGKQPVILASEAAHTSLEKAAMVLGLGTSGVVRVATNENAQMRVDALEAAIQQAWDAGKMPFAIAATAGTTATGNIDPLPEISPIARQYQLWFHVDAVYGGALVFSPQYQHYLNGIENADSVSFNPQKWLYVAKTCSMVLFRDFAGLADTFQIEAPYMQRSPQWWNLGEVSVQGTRHADILKLWLSLQHLGKQGYTCLIEQSYELTAYFVAAIRERSYLQLATEPQINVICFRLAASDRDNEQLQKFLLQEYNTFLSLHRYQQKQWLKAVLLNPYTSQTEIDKLFAGIDAFWHNHQ